A genomic window from Bacillota bacterium includes:
- the uppS gene encoding polyprenyl diphosphate synthase: MFKKLMRGGNNETGVQTLPKHIAIIMDGNGRWAKKRGLPRKAGHVAGANTFSNIATYCNEIGIKYLTVYAFSTENWKRPTDEVHAIIDLLKEYIFKGFDRLSRDKIKINFLGDTTVMGDEINGLITKLTSMHKDDYELVCNIAFNYGGRAEIVHAVNSCLSEGKTAPITEDDISSHLYTSGQPEPDLLIRPGGEFRISNFLMWQTAYAEFYFTDVLWPDFSKKEIDKAIAEFQRRNRRFGGL; the protein is encoded by the coding sequence ATGTTTAAAAAACTTATGCGCGGCGGAAATAATGAAACCGGCGTGCAAACTCTTCCAAAGCACATCGCAATAATAATGGACGGCAACGGCCGCTGGGCGAAAAAACGCGGCCTTCCGCGAAAAGCCGGGCATGTTGCGGGGGCAAACACATTTTCAAACATTGCAACATACTGCAATGAAATAGGCATAAAATATCTAACGGTTTACGCATTTTCAACAGAAAACTGGAAAAGGCCAACTGATGAAGTCCATGCAATCATTGACCTTTTAAAAGAGTATATTTTCAAGGGATTTGACCGTTTGTCCCGTGATAAAATAAAGATAAACTTTCTCGGAGATACAACTGTGATGGGTGATGAAATAAATGGTCTTATCACCAAACTCACCTCGATGCACAAGGATGATTACGAACTTGTCTGCAACATTGCGTTCAATTACGGAGGGCGGGCGGAAATCGTACACGCCGTCAATTCTTGTTTAAGCGAAGGAAAAACAGCACCCATTACAGAAGATGATATTTCATCACATTTATATACGTCCGGTCAGCCTGAGCCAGATCTTTTGATCCGCCCCGGCGGAGAATTTAGAATCTCAAACTTTTTGATGTGGCAGACAGCATACGCCGAGTTTTATTTCACCGACGTGCTGTGGCCCGATTTTTCAAAAAAAGAAATAGACAAGGCAATAGCTGAGTTTCAGCGTAGGAACCGCCGATTCGGAGGCTTATAA
- a CDS encoding PolC-type DNA polymerase III, translating to MGKFFELFNLYKPANEKSRILNTALICDMQISDDGRSVKLDVQFTDIIHKTTLLEVVSELKDLYGFETLTINAKYPKELFSADYFSDMTEYCRESEPLCNGFFAGADVQYENETFKITLHHGGCEILKLKGADRLMERLVNDEFGINLHIELIEGEPAPKKAEPEEKVMPKIKQPIKKEASKKEAPGQVLYGGGQARKEVKISEIMPDTGAASVVGKIINMDKHVTKQGNWVIFTFGITDKTSSIKCKLFLNVEQSNNLEEKLNEHSYVKISGDIIYDKYDHELQLAPKTIWAAVEPKRMDNAEQKRIELHLHTKMSQMDAVTDVADYIKTAMAWGHEAIAITDHGVLQSFPTAFLTAEKIKYPGKIIYGVEDYFVNDTTPSVFGKTDEPFDGTYVVFDLETTGLSAETEYITEIGAVKIKNGEVADKLDTFAKPEKPIPQKITELTGITNEMVAGAPSQKDAVQMFLDFCGDSVLVAHNAQFDTSFIRAAVRRFELKFDNAYIDTVALARRLYPELKNHKLDTVAEAVGAGNFNHHRACDDAEVLSRIFVTMCEKMKKDFNITGSDQINTGITGTVDVKKVRTNHQIILVRNRVGLKNLFKLVTKSNLVYFRKTPRIPKSELVQYREGLLVGSACEAGELYQAILDGRPEEDIRSIAAFYDFLEIQPLANNLFLIENGKVKDVEELKNINRKIVKLGEKLKKPVVATCDVHFLNPEDEIFRKILLHIQKFSDADKPMPLYMRTTEEMLKEFSYLGEEEAFRVVVENPKKIADMCEKIRPLPPEGKLFKPELPGVEEDIKRLSYDRARVLYGDPLPPVVQERLNRELDSIIKHGYAVIYMIAQKLVSKSISDGYLVGSRGSVGSSLVANMAGITEVNSLVPHYICPNCKHYEFDDSGDYECGVDMPDRMCPVCGTKYRKDGHSIPFETFLGFDGDKVPDIDLNFSGDYQPRIHKYTEEILGKDNVFRAGTVGTVADKTAYGFVKNYTEAKGITLPETEMVRLASGCEGVKRTTGQHPGGLMVVPDSMDIEDFTPVQHPADDDGKDIITTHFEYKYIHDNLLKLDLLGHDDPTVIRMLSDLTGIDARSIPLDDKKTMSLFSSTEALGIEPDEIISTVGTIAIPEFGTRFVRGMLEETRPTTFGELIRISGLSHGTDVWLGNASDLIEAKTATLKEVFCTRDDIMNSLIHKGLPKKLAFTIMESVRKGKGLKPEWEEEMKANNVPSWYIDSCHKIKYMFPRAHAVAYVTMAYRIAWFKINFPLAFYATYFTVRADDFNAETMVFGLEKVQSRLEELSKLDKITAKEKNEQTILEVCYEFYKRGLNFDKIDIYSSDPSHFQISGKDSLRPPFNAISGLGISAAESVVREREKEPFLSCEDLLNRTNLSKTIIETMRSMGLLDIIPETTQITLF from the coding sequence ATGGGCAAATTTTTTGAACTTTTTAATTTATATAAACCCGCTAATGAAAAAAGCCGTATTTTAAATACGGCTTTGATTTGCGATATGCAGATTTCGGACGACGGCAGATCTGTCAAGCTTGACGTTCAGTTTACCGACATAATACATAAGACAACGCTTCTGGAGGTCGTATCCGAGCTTAAAGATCTTTACGGGTTTGAAACGCTCACCATAAATGCCAAATATCCAAAAGAATTGTTCAGTGCAGACTATTTTTCAGATATGACTGAATATTGCCGCGAAAGCGAACCGCTCTGCAACGGATTTTTTGCCGGGGCGGATGTTCAGTATGAGAACGAAACTTTTAAAATAACACTTCACCACGGCGGATGCGAGATATTAAAACTCAAAGGCGCCGACAGGCTTATGGAACGGCTTGTAAACGATGAATTCGGGATAAATCTACATATCGAACTCATAGAAGGCGAACCTGCGCCCAAAAAAGCCGAACCGGAAGAAAAGGTCATGCCGAAAATAAAACAGCCGATTAAAAAAGAAGCTTCTAAAAAGGAAGCCCCTGGTCAGGTGCTGTACGGCGGCGGTCAGGCGAGAAAAGAAGTCAAAATATCTGAGATCATGCCCGACACAGGCGCGGCATCGGTAGTCGGCAAGATAATCAATATGGACAAACACGTGACAAAACAGGGAAACTGGGTCATTTTCACTTTCGGCATCACCGATAAGACATCATCAATTAAATGCAAACTTTTTTTAAACGTTGAACAGTCTAATAATCTTGAGGAAAAGCTTAATGAGCACAGTTATGTGAAGATAAGCGGAGATATTATTTACGATAAATACGACCACGAGCTTCAGCTTGCCCCGAAAACCATCTGGGCAGCTGTAGAGCCAAAACGTATGGATAACGCCGAGCAAAAGCGAATAGAACTTCACCTGCATACTAAAATGAGCCAGATGGACGCAGTTACCGACGTCGCCGATTACATAAAGACGGCGATGGCATGGGGGCACGAAGCTATTGCAATAACCGACCACGGCGTTTTGCAGTCCTTTCCGACCGCTTTCCTTACCGCTGAAAAAATCAAATATCCCGGTAAGATAATATACGGCGTTGAGGATTATTTCGTAAACGACACCACACCCAGCGTTTTCGGGAAAACTGACGAACCGTTTGACGGTACATATGTTGTATTCGACCTTGAGACCACAGGATTATCGGCGGAAACCGAATACATAACTGAAATCGGTGCTGTTAAAATCAAAAACGGCGAGGTGGCTGACAAGCTTGACACCTTTGCAAAGCCTGAAAAGCCTATTCCTCAAAAGATAACCGAGCTTACAGGCATCACTAACGAAATGGTTGCGGGTGCGCCGAGCCAGAAAGACGCCGTACAGATGTTTTTGGATTTTTGCGGCGACTCTGTCCTTGTCGCACATAACGCCCAGTTCGACACATCGTTTATAAGGGCGGCTGTACGAAGGTTTGAACTCAAATTCGATAACGCTTACATAGACACCGTTGCTCTCGCAAGGCGGCTTTACCCGGAACTTAAAAACCACAAGCTGGACACTGTTGCCGAGGCAGTCGGAGCAGGCAATTTCAATCACCACCGCGCTTGCGATGATGCCGAGGTGCTTTCACGTATCTTTGTCACCATGTGCGAAAAGATGAAAAAAGATTTTAATATCACAGGCTCAGATCAAATCAACACAGGCATCACCGGCACTGTCGACGTCAAAAAGGTTCGCACTAACCACCAGATCATACTTGTACGCAACAGGGTAGGGCTAAAAAATCTTTTCAAGCTGGTTACAAAATCCAATTTGGTTTATTTTCGCAAAACGCCGCGTATCCCGAAAAGCGAGCTTGTACAGTACCGTGAGGGACTTTTAGTCGGAAGCGCCTGCGAGGCGGGAGAGCTCTATCAGGCAATACTTGACGGACGTCCAGAAGAGGATATACGCTCGATTGCTGCTTTTTATGATTTTCTTGAAATTCAGCCGCTTGCAAACAATTTGTTTCTTATTGAAAACGGAAAAGTAAAAGACGTTGAGGAACTAAAGAATATAAACAGGAAAATAGTCAAACTTGGGGAAAAGCTGAAAAAACCCGTTGTCGCAACTTGCGATGTGCACTTTTTGAATCCGGAAGATGAGATATTCCGCAAAATACTGCTACATATCCAAAAATTCTCCGATGCTGATAAGCCTATGCCGCTTTATATGCGGACGACGGAAGAAATGCTTAAGGAATTTTCCTATCTCGGCGAAGAAGAGGCTTTCCGGGTCGTCGTGGAAAATCCGAAAAAGATCGCCGATATGTGCGAAAAAATAAGGCCGCTTCCGCCGGAGGGCAAGCTTTTCAAGCCGGAACTTCCCGGTGTGGAAGAGGATATAAAACGTCTTTCATACGACCGTGCGCGCGTTCTATACGGTGATCCGCTTCCTCCTGTGGTTCAGGAAAGGCTCAACAGAGAGCTTGACTCGATAATAAAACATGGATATGCCGTTATTTATATGATCGCGCAAAAGCTTGTTTCAAAATCCATTTCTGACGGATACCTTGTCGGTTCGAGAGGTTCTGTCGGCTCATCACTTGTCGCGAATATGGCCGGGATTACAGAGGTTAATTCGCTTGTCCCGCATTATATCTGCCCCAACTGCAAACATTATGAATTCGACGATTCAGGCGATTATGAGTGCGGAGTGGACATGCCTGACAGGATGTGCCCGGTCTGCGGCACGAAATACCGCAAAGACGGTCACAGCATCCCATTCGAGACTTTCCTCGGGTTTGACGGCGATAAAGTCCCTGATATCGACCTTAACTTCTCAGGCGATTATCAGCCGAGGATTCATAAATACACTGAAGAAATACTCGGCAAAGACAACGTTTTCCGTGCCGGCACAGTCGGTACGGTCGCGGATAAGACTGCATACGGCTTTGTAAAAAACTACACCGAGGCAAAAGGCATCACGCTGCCAGAGACGGAAATGGTCCGGCTTGCAAGCGGCTGTGAAGGTGTCAAGAGAACGACGGGTCAGCACCCGGGCGGTCTTATGGTCGTGCCTGATTCAATGGATATCGAAGACTTCACACCTGTACAGCATCCTGCCGACGACGATGGGAAAGACATAATCACGACCCATTTCGAATATAAATATATACATGACAATCTGTTAAAGCTTGACCTTCTCGGTCATGATGATCCGACAGTTATACGTATGCTGAGCGATCTCACAGGCATCGACGCGCGTTCGATACCCCTCGACGATAAAAAAACTATGAGCCTTTTTTCATCGACGGAAGCACTCGGCATTGAACCTGATGAAATCATATCTACAGTCGGAACGATAGCGATCCCCGAGTTCGGCACACGTTTTGTCCGCGGCATGCTTGAAGAGACACGACCTACGACCTTTGGAGAACTAATACGTATTTCCGGATTGTCACACGGAACCGATGTTTGGCTCGGCAACGCATCCGACCTAATCGAGGCTAAAACCGCGACACTTAAAGAAGTTTTCTGCACCCGTGACGACATCATGAATTCTCTTATCCATAAGGGGCTTCCCAAAAAACTGGCGTTTACAATAATGGAAAGCGTCAGAAAGGGCAAGGGCCTCAAGCCCGAGTGGGAAGAGGAGATGAAAGCGAATAACGTTCCGTCATGGTATATCGACTCCTGCCACAAGATCAAATACATGTTCCCGCGTGCACACGCTGTGGCATATGTTACTATGGCATATCGAATCGCATGGTTCAAAATCAATTTCCCACTTGCATTTTACGCAACTTACTTTACCGTAAGAGCAGATGATTTCAATGCTGAGACAATGGTTTTCGGCCTTGAAAAAGTGCAAAGCAGGCTTGAAGAGCTTTCGAAACTTGATAAAATCACGGCAAAAGAGAAAAACGAGCAGACCATCCTCGAAGTTTGCTATGAATTTTACAAACGCGGACTGAATTTTGACAAGATCGATATTTATTCCTCCGATCCGTCTCATTTTCAGATCAGCGGGAAAGACAGTTTGCGTCCGCCCTTCAATGCTATATCCGGTCTTGGGATATCAGCAGCCGAATCTGTCGTAAGAGAACGTGAAAAAGAGCCCTTTTTATCCTGTGAAGATCTATTAAATCGCACAAATCTTTCCAAAACTATTATTGAGACGATGCGCTCAATGGGATTATTGGATATTATTCCTGAAACTACACAAATCACTTTATTTTGA
- a CDS encoding sigma-70 family RNA polymerase sigma factor, which produces MYNLNNGSCGGVLLKKEQHKTADNEMILSAQAGDRAAFDTILNIYKPLTASIAKKYYISGADSDDIMQEAMIGLFKAIRDYQPEKSQSFSAFAALCITRQIKTAVKLSLRKKNIPLNNYISFDAEDHAAHRSYTFDPVEKAMNEQTIGDFKEFVLKNLSEYEKQVLELYLRKCPYSVIAARLGTNAKSVDNAISRIKNKLKTGLTKPD; this is translated from the coding sequence TTGTATAATCTGAATAATGGATCGTGTGGGGGTGTTCTTCTGAAGAAAGAACAGCATAAAACCGCCGATAATGAAATGATCTTAAGTGCACAGGCTGGCGACAGAGCCGCCTTTGACACAATACTTAACATTTATAAACCATTGACCGCTTCTATAGCGAAAAAGTACTATATCTCCGGAGCTGACTCAGATGACATCATGCAAGAGGCTATGATCGGGCTTTTTAAAGCAATTAGAGATTATCAGCCGGAAAAAAGTCAAAGTTTCAGCGCCTTTGCTGCTCTCTGCATTACAAGACAGATCAAAACAGCCGTCAAACTCTCACTGAGGAAAAAAAATATACCTCTCAACAACTACATTTCTTTTGACGCGGAAGATCATGCAGCGCATCGCAGCTATACGTTCGATCCTGTTGAAAAGGCAATGAATGAGCAAACAATTGGAGACTTCAAAGAATTCGTTTTAAAAAATCTTTCTGAGTATGAAAAACAGGTTCTTGAACTATATCTTCGCAAATGTCCTTATAGTGTGATTGCTGCACGATTAGGCACCAACGCCAAATCGGTTGATAATGCTATTTCACGAATCAAAAACAAGTTAAAAACCGGTCTTACAAAGCCGGATTAA
- a CDS encoding phosphatidate cytidylyltransferase: protein MFFTRLLSSIGILLLYVFVLIFANTPVLNIFVAVVGVSCVYELFKCTGYRESKMFLAPSVLVPVIFAFSEYIDISTEIILVLYILFALTWLVFTYEKTTNFSNLAVLCFMTIFVSYCLSAIISLRTITHSQLHINYQFIFLMIFGASISDVFAYLFGITMGRHKLVPLLSPKKTVEGAVGSIFGTAAVFTVYAFVLTYAFSINTDPIGFFVLGAVVSVVSQIGDLSASLIKRYYGIKDYSKLIPGHGGVMDRVDSWLFVAPLIYFFVNLGLLKF, encoded by the coding sequence ATGTTTTTTACCAGACTGCTGTCCAGCATCGGAATCCTGCTTCTATACGTTTTTGTGCTGATTTTCGCAAACACACCTGTACTAAATATTTTTGTTGCAGTTGTTGGTGTTTCTTGCGTATACGAGCTTTTTAAATGCACTGGATACCGCGAGTCGAAAATGTTTCTCGCGCCGTCTGTTCTGGTTCCCGTTATTTTTGCGTTTTCTGAATATATCGACATAAGCACAGAGATAATCCTTGTGCTTTATATTCTTTTTGCGCTCACTTGGCTTGTTTTTACATATGAAAAAACGACTAATTTTTCAAATTTAGCTGTATTATGCTTCATGACGATATTCGTTTCCTATTGCCTTTCGGCAATCATTTCGCTTAGAACGATAACTCATTCACAGCTTCATATTAATTACCAATTCATTTTTTTAATGATTTTCGGCGCTTCCATCAGCGACGTTTTTGCTTATTTATTCGGTATTACGATGGGAAGACACAAGCTTGTTCCACTGTTAAGCCCCAAGAAAACTGTCGAAGGGGCTGTTGGAAGTATTTTCGGAACAGCAGCAGTTTTCACGGTTTACGCTTTCGTGCTCACTTATGCGTTTTCGATTAATACAGACCCTATCGGATTTTTTGTCCTAGGTGCCGTCGTATCTGTCGTAAGCCAGATAGGTGACCTTTCAGCGTCCCTTATCAAAAGATATTATGGAATCAAGGATTACAGCAAACTCATTCCCGGGCACGGCGGCGTAATGGATAGGGTGGACAGCTGGCTTTTTGTCGCTCCGCTTATTTATTTCTTTGTAAATCTGGGACTATTAAAGTTTTAA
- the ispG gene encoding flavodoxin-dependent (E)-4-hydroxy-3-methylbut-2-enyl-diphosphate synthase, whose product MIRKNTKTVKIGNVAIGGGNPVLVQSMLNTKTTDVEACVRQINELKAAGCQIVRFTVMDMDSVKAVYRIREAVDMPLVADIHFDYRIAIECANAGIDKIRINPGNIGGEDRVKAVVAACRQHNIPIRIGVNGGSLEKEILAKYGSPTADACVESASRHIEMLEKYDYDNIVVSVKSSDVSVMTAAYRKLSEIYPYPLHLGVTEAGTERMGIIKSAVGIGSLLLDGIGDTIRVSLTADPVREVEAGYDILKAVGLYKKGVEIISCPTCGRTSIDLISLAKRVEQALSGVKKPLKVAVMGCVVNGPGEAREADIGIAGGKGEGLIFKHGEIIKKVPENELFDALISEIERM is encoded by the coding sequence ATGATCAGAAAAAATACAAAAACAGTTAAGATAGGAAACGTTGCGATCGGCGGGGGAAACCCGGTATTAGTCCAGTCGATGCTCAACACCAAAACGACGGATGTCGAGGCGTGTGTGAGGCAGATAAACGAGCTTAAAGCTGCCGGATGTCAAATCGTCCGCTTTACCGTTATGGATATGGACAGCGTCAAAGCTGTTTACCGCATACGTGAGGCTGTCGACATGCCGCTTGTCGCTGACATCCATTTCGACTACCGCATTGCGATAGAGTGTGCAAACGCAGGGATAGACAAAATACGAATCAATCCCGGAAATATTGGCGGAGAGGATAGAGTAAAGGCTGTAGTTGCCGCGTGCAGACAGCATAATATCCCGATCCGCATAGGCGTCAACGGCGGGTCTTTGGAGAAGGAAATACTTGCAAAATACGGCAGTCCGACTGCTGATGCTTGTGTTGAAAGCGCCTCGCGCCATATTGAAATGCTTGAAAAGTATGATTACGACAACATCGTCGTTTCAGTCAAATCCTCTGATGTTTCGGTCATGACGGCGGCTTACCGCAAGCTGTCTGAAATTTATCCGTACCCGCTCCATCTCGGCGTAACAGAAGCAGGAACCGAACGGATGGGCATAATAAAATCCGCTGTAGGCATCGGCAGTCTGCTGCTCGACGGCATCGGCGACACAATCCGAGTTTCTCTGACAGCAGATCCGGTTCGTGAAGTCGAAGCAGGTTATGATATTTTAAAGGCAGTGGGGCTTTATAAGAAAGGCGTGGAAATCATCTCGTGCCCGACCTGCGGAAGGACATCTATCGACCTCATTTCCCTTGCGAAAAGGGTGGAACAGGCGCTTTCCGGCGTGAAGAAACCGCTTAAAGTCGCTGTCATGGGCTGTGTTGTAAACGGCCCCGGAGAGGCAAGGGAAGCGGACATCGGCATTGCAGGAGGAAAAGGCGAAGGACTTATCTTCAAGCATGGCGAAATAATAAAAAAGGTGCCCGAAAACGAGCTTTTTGACGCTCTTATTTCGGAAATCGAACGTATGTGA
- the rseP gene encoding RIP metalloprotease RseP: MICITILIGILVFGVLIFVHELGHFITAKLSKMNVEEFAIGMGPAIFKWHRKETQYAIRILPIGGFVKLEGEDGEAVTKDKDGNVVESQPLSENSFYKKPALARFAVLFAGSFMNLFTAFLVSVAMVLSATALLSSTIEGFHDSNTSSKSGLAVGDQLVKMDGKKIHVSTDVSLILSQNFGKPMDIVVRRDGKLVTLKDVQFPTVEEQGMKLSTPDFYLAQTQKNFFTIIHHSYYQCIAITRSIWQSLGDLFTGKVGVSQLSGPVGTTKVIGQAAKAGPSSLMFFFIFISINVGIMNLLPFPALDGGRIFLLIIEKIRRKPLPANFEGALNFVGFALLMLLMVYVTFNDITRMF; the protein is encoded by the coding sequence GTGATTTGCATTACTATATTAATCGGGATATTAGTTTTTGGAGTACTTATATTTGTTCACGAGCTTGGGCATTTTATAACAGCAAAACTTTCAAAGATGAATGTTGAGGAATTCGCAATCGGCATGGGGCCGGCTATCTTTAAATGGCATAGGAAAGAGACACAGTATGCCATTCGCATCCTGCCTATAGGCGGCTTTGTAAAGCTCGAAGGTGAGGATGGCGAGGCTGTAACTAAAGATAAAGACGGAAACGTGGTCGAATCCCAACCGCTGAGTGAAAATTCATTCTATAAAAAACCTGCTCTTGCCAGATTTGCTGTTTTATTTGCCGGCTCTTTCATGAACCTGTTTACAGCGTTTTTGGTTTCTGTTGCTATGGTGTTATCCGCGACTGCGCTATTGTCAAGCACAATCGAAGGTTTTCATGACAGCAACACATCATCTAAAAGCGGGCTTGCGGTCGGTGATCAGCTTGTTAAAATGGATGGCAAGAAGATTCACGTCAGCACTGATGTTTCGCTCATCCTGTCACAGAATTTCGGCAAGCCGATGGATATAGTCGTTCGCCGTGACGGAAAGCTTGTAACGCTCAAAGACGTTCAGTTCCCAACTGTAGAGGAGCAGGGGATGAAGCTTTCAACGCCGGACTTTTATCTTGCGCAGACGCAGAAGAATTTCTTTACAATTATCCATCATTCATATTATCAGTGCATTGCTATAACACGTTCGATTTGGCAGTCGCTTGGCGACCTTTTCACCGGAAAGGTCGGCGTATCCCAGCTTTCAGGCCCTGTTGGGACAACTAAAGTCATAGGTCAGGCGGCAAAAGCCGGGCCGTCGTCACTAATGTTCTTCTTTATATTTATAAGTATAAATGTCGGCATAATGAACCTTTTGCCATTTCCCGCGCTTGACGGCGGAAGGATATTCTTACTGATAATAGAGAAAATCAGACGCAAGCCATTGCCGGCAAACTTCGAGGGCGCTTTAAATTTTGTCGGGTTCGCGCTTTTGATGCTGCTGATGGTTTATGTTACGTTTAACGATATTACCCGCATGTTTTAG
- a CDS encoding zinc-ribbon domain containing protein, protein MYQDKTLKCKECGNEFVFTASEQEFYAEKGFENEPQRCKACRDARKNATRQNREMYTATCAACGGEAKIPFQPRNDRPVYCSECFAKMKEQQ, encoded by the coding sequence ATGTATCAGGACAAAACACTAAAATGCAAAGAATGCGGCAACGAGTTCGTATTCACAGCGAGCGAGCAAGAATTCTATGCTGAAAAAGGCTTCGAGAACGAGCCTCAGAGATGCAAAGCCTGCAGAGACGCAAGAAAGAATGCTACACGCCAGAACAGAGAAATGTATACAGCAACATGTGCTGCATGCGGCGGAGAAGCAAAGATTCCGTTCCAGCCCAGAAATGACAGGCCTGTTTATTGCAGCGAATGTTTCGCTAAGATGAAAGAGCAACAGTAA
- a CDS encoding 1-deoxy-D-xylulose-5-phosphate reductoisomerase, which produces MDKKIISLLGSTGSIGTQTLDVAKSLGLPVSTLAANRNIDLLERQIREFRPKTACVYDEEKASELKNRVKDLPVKVLSGMDGLCACAADYDADIVLTAVSGMIGFLPTVEAIKAKKTIALANKETLVAGGSVVTALAREKGVQILPVDSEHSAVFQSLLGCKDRKREVKRIILTASGGPFFGRDREFLKSVKPADALKHPNWSMGSKITIDSATLMNKGLEVIEAMWLFDVPLSKIEVVVHRESIIHSMVEYTDNAVIAELGEPDMKIPIQLAITYPERYECDVKPLDFTSLKPLTFAKPDIDAFRCLPLCIRAAEIGGTMPAAVNAANEIAVGLFLREKIGFLDIEKIIAKILNLHKMVKNPTADDIIKVDGDIREYVSENYASVITEG; this is translated from the coding sequence ATGGATAAAAAAATTATCTCATTGCTTGGCTCAACAGGCTCGATAGGGACACAGACATTAGATGTCGCAAAATCTCTCGGACTTCCCGTTTCGACTCTTGCTGCAAACAGAAATATCGATTTGCTTGAAAGGCAGATACGCGAATTTCGTCCTAAAACCGCCTGCGTATACGATGAAGAAAAAGCGTCAGAGCTTAAAAACAGGGTAAAAGACCTCCCTGTAAAAGTGCTTTCGGGAATGGACGGGCTTTGTGCATGCGCCGCTGATTATGACGCAGACATCGTCCTCACCGCAGTCAGCGGAATGATAGGATTTCTGCCTACAGTCGAGGCAATAAAGGCGAAAAAAACTATCGCTCTCGCAAACAAGGAAACGCTTGTCGCGGGCGGAAGCGTCGTAACAGCTCTTGCTCGTGAAAAGGGCGTGCAGATACTTCCTGTAGACAGCGAGCACAGCGCTGTATTTCAGTCGCTTCTAGGATGCAAAGACAGGAAAAGAGAAGTAAAGCGCATTATTCTAACAGCTTCAGGTGGGCCGTTTTTTGGACGTGACAGAGAATTTTTAAAATCTGTTAAACCTGCAGACGCTTTAAAACATCCGAATTGGTCAATGGGCAGCAAGATCACGATCGACAGCGCCACACTGATGAATAAAGGTCTTGAAGTTATAGAGGCAATGTGGCTTTTCGATGTCCCACTCTCTAAAATCGAGGTCGTGGTGCACAGAGAAAGCATTATTCACTCTATGGTGGAATATACTGATAATGCTGTAATTGCCGAGCTTGGCGAGCCGGATATGAAGATCCCGATACAGCTTGCAATCACATATCCGGAAAGGTATGAATGTGATGTAAAGCCGCTTGACTTTACAAGCCTTAAGCCGCTTACTTTCGCAAAACCTGACATTGATGCGTTTCGCTGCCTGCCCTTGTGTATACGTGCGGCGGAGATCGGCGGCACAATGCCGGCTGCTGTAAACGCGGCGAATGAAATCGCCGTGGGGCTGTTCCTGCGTGAAAAAATCGGCTTTTTGGATATAGAAAAAATTATTGCCAAAATATTAAATTTGCATAAAATGGTTAAAAACCCGACGGCTGATGATATAATAAAGGTTGACGGAGACATCCGTGAATATGTTTCAGAGAATTACGCATCTGTAATTACGGAAGGGTGA
- a CDS encoding YdcF family protein codes for MKVSALKKEDLTADIIDKMLYSGLDDMGEMGDCIMVPGSLKAPKFRIPKAVSIYKDKRASKLLLSGGKIINTENGLFSEAELMRRKAIQLGIPIKDILMEETSMTTKENMLCALLILERAFKLSNVNSILLVTTSFHMRRCLLMAQTYMPDWIKFSPCPADDINTRRDNWYKNEKGYKRATEEAWKIVCYIREKSIPDFEI; via the coding sequence GTGAAAGTATCTGCACTTAAAAAAGAAGATTTAACAGCTGATATAATAGATAAAATGCTCTACTCAGGATTAGATGACATGGGTGAGATGGGCGACTGCATAATGGTGCCCGGCAGTTTAAAAGCGCCTAAATTCAGAATACCCAAAGCTGTTTCGATTTACAAAGATAAACGGGCTTCAAAATTGCTTCTTTCCGGCGGAAAAATTATAAATACTGAAAACGGACTTTTCAGCGAAGCTGAGTTAATGAGACGCAAGGCAATTCAACTTGGAATACCTATTAAGGATATACTGATGGAAGAAACTTCAATGACAACTAAGGAGAATATGTTGTGCGCACTTCTTATATTAGAGAGAGCGTTCAAATTAAGCAATGTTAACAGTATTCTGCTTGTTACCACTAGCTTCCATATGAGAAGATGCTTATTGATGGCACAAACGTACATGCCTGATTGGATAAAATTCAGCCCCTGTCCGGCTGACGATATAAATACAAGGAGAGACAACTGGTATAAAAATGAAAAGGGATATAAACGGGCAACTGAAGAGGCATGGAAAATAGTGTGTTATATCCGTGAAAAAAGCATTCCTGACTTTGAGATATAG